A window from Terriglobales bacterium encodes these proteins:
- a CDS encoding VWA domain-containing protein, whose product QGKAGPEAQRLTIVALDTINTPFLDQTRGREALVKYLVKNLDRGPVTLLKIYPGGVSLVFDFTTNPEIIRAGLTQALKQNFHSMQGSRPTDLPPNIAEFVGELQRADPSRVAKMISDLAEAFPSSTLQRNTIEETLEALRHIAGVYGGLPGRKSLLWLTAGFPFDLDPKLEATPGSVTWIYDRTFQQLSDADVAVYPVNLKGMEIQGTGLDDTARNRGTSIADPTTFSAPKGDEQYNLRMATLNEVASRTGGQAYYYDNDLPKAFEKAEADASAYYMLAYYLDRANTLPGWHKLQVKTERKGANLRARSGFFTGAPGAPGAEGGELAVALNSPFDYTELPLTVRWLPAAAGPGDSQHQAACEVVLPAGAVTVANNHVSVEFLAVARDRSGNIAAQFSQQVSEDLKPDGLAELQSKGLTYHNALQLPPGDYQVRFVVRDDASGRIGSVLAPLKVEQPSAVSR is encoded by the coding sequence CCAGGGAAAGGCCGGCCCCGAGGCGCAGCGGCTGACCATCGTCGCCCTCGACACCATCAACACTCCTTTCCTCGACCAGACGCGAGGCCGCGAGGCCCTGGTGAAGTACCTGGTGAAGAACCTGGATCGCGGCCCGGTGACGCTGCTCAAGATCTATCCCGGCGGGGTGAGCCTGGTCTTTGACTTCACCACCAACCCGGAGATCATCCGGGCGGGACTCACGCAGGCCCTGAAGCAGAATTTCCACAGCATGCAGGGCTCGAGGCCCACGGACCTGCCCCCCAATATCGCGGAATTCGTGGGGGAGCTGCAGCGAGCCGATCCATCGCGCGTGGCGAAGATGATAAGTGACTTGGCGGAGGCATTCCCCTCCAGCACCCTGCAACGGAACACCATTGAGGAGACGCTGGAGGCCCTGCGGCATATCGCCGGGGTGTATGGCGGCCTGCCCGGGCGGAAGTCGCTGCTGTGGTTGACCGCCGGCTTCCCCTTCGACCTGGACCCGAAGTTGGAGGCCACGCCGGGGAGCGTGACCTGGATCTACGACCGCACCTTTCAGCAGCTCAGCGATGCCGACGTCGCGGTGTACCCGGTGAACCTCAAGGGCATGGAGATCCAGGGCACGGGTCTGGACGATACCGCCAGGAACCGCGGCACCTCCATCGCCGATCCCACTACCTTCTCCGCCCCGAAGGGCGACGAGCAGTACAACCTGCGCATGGCCACGCTGAATGAAGTGGCCTCCCGCACCGGAGGCCAGGCCTACTACTACGACAACGATCTGCCGAAGGCCTTTGAGAAGGCGGAAGCGGATGCCTCCGCCTATTACATGCTGGCCTACTACCTGGACCGCGCGAACACGCTTCCGGGGTGGCACAAGCTCCAGGTCAAGACCGAGCGCAAAGGCGCCAACCTGCGCGCCCGCAGTGGCTTCTTCACCGGCGCGCCGGGGGCGCCGGGGGCGGAGGGCGGGGAACTGGCTGTCGCGCTGAACTCTCCCTTCGATTACACCGAGCTACCACTGACGGTGCGCTGGCTGCCGGCCGCGGCCGGACCCGGCGACTCCCAGCACCAGGCGGCCTGCGAGGTCGTCCTTCCGGCCGGCGCGGTGACGGTGGCCAACAATCACGTGAGCGTGGAGTTCCTGGCGGTCGCCCGCGACCGCAGCGGCAACATCGCCGCGCAGTTCTCGCAGCAGGTGAGCGAGGACCTGAAGCCGGATGGACTAGCGGAACTGCAAAGCAAGGGCCTCACCTACCACAACGCGCTGCAGCTTCCCCCCGGCGACTACCAGGTGCGCTTCGTGGTGCGCGACGATGCCAGCGGCCGCATCGGCAGCGTGCTGGCCCCGCTCAAGGTGGAACAGCCGTCAGCGGTCAGCCGGTAG